A section of the Kribbella voronezhensis genome encodes:
- the uvrC gene encoding excinuclease ABC subunit UvrC: MADPSSYRPAPGSIPDSPGVYRFSDASGRVIYVGKAKNLRARLSSYFQDLVNLHPRTQSMVTTAAKVDWTVVANEVESLQLEYSWIKEYDPRFNVKYRDDKSYPWLAISMNEEYPRVMVGRGPKKKGVRYFGPYSHAWAIRETVDLLLRVFPMRSCSKGVFNRHRQIGRPCLLGYIGKCAAPCTGQVSQEEHLKIVEDFSAFLSGQTATYVRRLEKEMKAAAAELEYERAAKIRDDLGALEKALAKNAVVLGDGTDTDVVALSEDPLEVAVQIFYVRGGRIRGQRGWIADKADGTATTADLVERFIQQMYAGESTDTIPREILVPTLPEDLDALTDWLSGLRGSRVAIRVPQRGDKKDLMATVERNALQTLTMHKTKRASDLTTRNLALEEIQAALDLPEAPLRMECYDVSNLQGTEVVASMVVFEDGLPRKSEYRRFVIRGVEGQNDVASIAEVLTRRFKRLLDERAATPEGEDPTANLIDPETGRAKKFVYAPGLVVVDGGPPQVAAARQAMDELGLGDIPVCGLAKRLEEVWLPDDEDPVIFSRTSEGLYLLQRLRDEAHRFAITHHRNRRSKSMVESVLDEVPGLGEVRRKTLLRHFGSLRKLRQASVDEVAELPGFGRRTAESVVLAVNSAATKADTSRAPSVNTATGEILDDDVTPAGVTDGDLATADRPDGD; the protein is encoded by the coding sequence GTGGCTGATCCTTCCTCCTATCGCCCCGCGCCGGGCTCGATTCCCGATTCGCCTGGGGTGTATCGCTTCAGCGATGCGTCCGGGCGGGTGATCTATGTCGGCAAGGCGAAGAACCTGCGGGCCCGGCTGTCGTCGTACTTCCAGGATCTGGTGAATCTGCACCCGCGGACGCAGTCGATGGTGACGACGGCCGCGAAGGTCGACTGGACCGTGGTGGCCAACGAGGTGGAGTCGCTGCAACTGGAGTATTCCTGGATCAAGGAGTACGACCCGCGCTTCAACGTGAAGTACCGCGACGACAAGTCGTACCCGTGGCTGGCCATCTCGATGAACGAGGAGTATCCGCGGGTCATGGTCGGCCGCGGCCCGAAGAAGAAGGGCGTGCGGTACTTCGGTCCGTACAGCCACGCCTGGGCGATCCGGGAGACCGTCGACCTGCTGCTTCGGGTGTTCCCGATGCGCTCGTGCAGCAAGGGTGTGTTCAATCGGCACCGCCAGATCGGCCGGCCGTGCCTGCTCGGCTACATCGGCAAGTGCGCCGCGCCCTGCACGGGTCAGGTGAGCCAGGAGGAGCACCTCAAGATCGTCGAGGACTTCTCCGCGTTCCTGTCCGGCCAGACCGCGACGTACGTGCGCCGTCTGGAGAAGGAGATGAAGGCAGCCGCGGCCGAGCTCGAGTACGAGCGGGCCGCCAAGATCCGCGACGACCTCGGCGCGCTGGAGAAGGCGCTCGCGAAGAACGCGGTGGTGCTCGGCGACGGGACGGACACCGACGTCGTCGCGTTGTCGGAGGACCCGCTCGAAGTCGCCGTACAGATCTTCTATGTCCGCGGCGGCCGGATCCGCGGCCAGCGGGGCTGGATCGCCGACAAAGCAGACGGTACGGCGACGACCGCCGACCTGGTGGAGCGGTTCATCCAGCAGATGTATGCGGGGGAGTCGACCGACACCATTCCGCGCGAGATCCTCGTGCCGACGCTGCCGGAGGACCTGGACGCGCTGACCGACTGGCTCTCGGGGCTGCGCGGCTCGCGGGTGGCGATCCGGGTCCCCCAGCGCGGTGACAAGAAGGACCTGATGGCGACGGTCGAGCGGAACGCGCTGCAGACGTTGACCATGCACAAGACCAAGCGGGCCAGCGATCTGACCACCCGCAACCTGGCGCTGGAGGAGATCCAGGCCGCGCTCGACCTGCCGGAAGCGCCGCTGCGCATGGAGTGCTATGACGTCTCCAACCTGCAGGGCACTGAGGTAGTCGCCTCGATGGTGGTGTTCGAGGACGGCCTGCCCCGCAAGTCGGAGTACAGGCGGTTCGTCATCAGGGGGGTCGAGGGGCAGAACGATGTCGCCTCGATCGCGGAGGTGCTGACCCGGCGGTTCAAGCGGCTGCTGGACGAGCGGGCCGCGACGCCGGAAGGCGAGGACCCGACCGCGAACCTGATCGATCCGGAGACAGGACGCGCGAAGAAGTTCGTCTACGCGCCGGGGCTCGTCGTCGTCGACGGTGGCCCGCCGCAGGTGGCCGCCGCCCGGCAGGCGATGGACGAGCTCGGGCTCGGCGACATCCCGGTCTGTGGTCTGGCCAAGCGGCTGGAGGAGGTCTGGCTCCCCGACGACGAGGATCCCGTGATCTTCTCCCGTACGTCGGAAGGCCTCTACCTGCTCCAGCGGCTCAGAGACGAAGCGCACCGCTTCGCCATCACCCACCACCGCAACCGCCGGTCGAAGTCGATGGTCGAGAGCGTGCTGGACGAGGTGCCCGGCCTCGGCGAGGTGCGCCGCAAGACGCTGCTGCGGCATTTCGGGTCGCTGCGGAAACTGCGGCAGGCCTCGGTGGACGAGGTCGCGGAGCTGCCGGGGTTCGGACGCCGTACGGCGGAATCCGTCGTCCTCGCGGTGAACTCGGCGGCAACGAAGGCCGACACCTCGCGGGCGCCGTCGGTGAACACGGCGACGGGCGAGATACTGGACGACGACGTCACGCCGGCCGGTGTGACCGACGGGGATCTGGCGACCGCGGATCGCCCGGACGGGGATTGA
- the rapZ gene encoding RNase adapter RapZ: MDESSGNLIIVSGMSGAGRSSVADVLEDLGWFVVDNLPPMFLTTIVEQVVGTGASPRLAIVVDVRTGMFFDELGSALEDLRAKGYRPLTLFLEASDDVIVRRQESVRRPHPLQGDGRLLTGIERERELLGDIRAGADLVIDTSNLNIHQLAARIVNAFGDEEKIELRATVVSFGFKYGIPVDADVVADMRFVPNPFWQPDLRPMTGQDKPVSDFVLGHPLAQQFLQNYVDVLDTLRTGYLNEGKRFVTVAIGCTGGKHRSVAMAEEIAKRLREKGSPTLVVHRDLGRE, encoded by the coding sequence ATGGACGAGTCGAGCGGCAACCTCATCATCGTGTCCGGGATGTCCGGCGCGGGACGGAGTTCGGTCGCGGACGTACTGGAGGACCTCGGCTGGTTCGTGGTCGACAACCTGCCACCGATGTTCCTGACCACCATCGTCGAGCAGGTGGTCGGGACCGGGGCGTCGCCGCGGCTCGCGATCGTCGTCGACGTCCGGACCGGGATGTTCTTCGACGAGCTCGGCTCGGCGCTGGAAGACCTGCGGGCCAAGGGATACCGGCCACTGACGCTGTTCCTGGAGGCCTCCGACGACGTGATCGTGCGCCGGCAGGAAAGCGTCCGCCGGCCGCACCCGTTGCAGGGCGACGGCCGGTTGCTCACCGGGATCGAGCGCGAACGCGAGCTGCTCGGCGACATCCGGGCCGGCGCGGACCTGGTCATCGACACCTCGAACCTGAACATCCACCAGCTCGCCGCGCGGATCGTGAACGCCTTCGGCGACGAGGAGAAGATCGAGCTGCGGGCCACCGTGGTCTCGTTCGGGTTCAAGTACGGCATCCCGGTCGACGCCGACGTGGTGGCCGACATGCGGTTCGTACCCAACCCGTTCTGGCAGCCCGATCTGCGCCCGATGACCGGGCAGGACAAACCTGTGTCAGACTTCGTGCTCGGTCATCCGCTGGCCCAGCAGTTCCTGCAGAACTATGTGGACGTGCTGGACACGCTGCGGACCGGTTATCTGAACGAGGGCAAGCGGTTCGTCACGGTCGCGATCGGCTGCACCGGTGGGAAGCACCGGAGCGTCGCGATGGCCGAGGAGATCGCGAAGAGGCTGCGGGAGAAGGGTTCACCGACCTTGGTCGTGCACAGGGATCTCGGGCGGGAGTGA
- a CDS encoding gluconeogenesis factor YvcK family protein: MSRAPRVVALGGGHGLAASLSALRQVTDQLTAVVTVADNGGSSGRLRRELGVLPPGDLRMALAALCRDDEWGRTWASVLQHRFRSDGELHDHAVGNLLIVALWELLGEAVDGLDWVARLLGAQGRVLPMSAVPLDITARVIGLDPLYPEAITEIRGQAEVATTEGKVVDVALDPADPPACPEALVAIAEADWVVVGPGSWFTSVIPNLLVPALAHGLQATNARRLVTLNLGEQKGETDGFSPETHLEVLAAHAPELRIDVVLADEGHVPDPASLRRTAQSLGADLVVADIADDDRHLHHDPTKLAKLYREIFE; this comes from the coding sequence GTGTCACGGGCTCCACGGGTCGTCGCGCTGGGTGGCGGGCACGGCCTCGCCGCTTCGCTGTCCGCACTGCGCCAGGTCACCGACCAGCTGACCGCGGTCGTCACGGTCGCCGACAACGGCGGCTCCTCGGGGCGGCTCCGGCGCGAGCTCGGCGTACTGCCCCCTGGTGACCTCCGGATGGCGTTGGCGGCGTTGTGCCGCGACGACGAGTGGGGCCGGACGTGGGCCAGCGTCCTCCAGCACCGGTTCCGCAGCGACGGCGAACTGCACGACCACGCCGTCGGCAACCTGCTCATCGTCGCGCTGTGGGAACTGCTCGGCGAGGCCGTCGACGGACTCGACTGGGTGGCCAGACTCCTCGGCGCACAAGGGCGCGTGCTGCCCATGTCGGCCGTGCCGCTCGACATCACGGCCAGAGTGATCGGCCTGGATCCCCTGTACCCCGAGGCGATCACCGAGATCCGCGGCCAGGCCGAGGTCGCGACGACCGAAGGCAAGGTGGTCGACGTCGCGCTCGACCCGGCCGATCCGCCGGCCTGCCCGGAGGCGCTGGTCGCGATCGCCGAAGCCGACTGGGTCGTGGTCGGCCCCGGCTCCTGGTTCACCTCGGTCATCCCGAATCTGCTGGTCCCCGCGCTCGCACACGGTCTGCAGGCGACCAACGCCCGCCGGCTGGTGACGCTGAACCTCGGCGAACAGAAGGGCGAGACCGACGGCTTCTCCCCGGAGACCCACCTCGAAGTCCTCGCCGCCCACGCCCCCGAACTCCGCATCGACGTGGTGCTGGCCGACGAAGGCCACGTCCCCGACCCGGCCTCCCTCCGCCGTACGGCGCAATCGCTCGGCGCCGACCTGGTCGTCGCCGACATCGCCGACGACGACCGCCACCTCCACCACGACCCCACCAAACTCGCCAAGCTCTACCGCGAAATCTTCGAGTAG
- the whiA gene encoding DNA-binding protein WhiA translates to MAMTAQVKSELTSIQVTKPCCRKAEVSSVLRFAGGLHLVSGRIVVEAELDSGAAARRLRKDIAEIFGHPSDVVVISPSGIRKQTKYVVRVVRDGDALARQTGLVDNRGRPVRGLPPAVVSGASCDAVAAWRGAFLAHGSLTEPGRSSSLEVTCPGPEAALALVGAARRLGIGSKAREVRNVDRVVIRDGDAIGALLTRLGAHESVLAWEERRMRREVRATANRLANFDDANLRRSARAAVAAGARVERALEILGDDVPDHLQVAGKLRLEHKQASLEELGQLHEPALTKDAVAGRIRRLLAMADKRAADLNIPNTEANLTPDMLDPA, encoded by the coding sequence ATGGCGATGACAGCACAGGTGAAGTCCGAGTTGACCAGTATTCAGGTCACGAAACCCTGCTGCCGCAAGGCTGAAGTGTCTTCGGTACTACGGTTCGCCGGCGGACTGCACCTGGTCTCGGGCCGGATCGTGGTGGAGGCCGAGCTGGACAGCGGAGCCGCGGCCCGCCGGCTTCGCAAGGACATCGCCGAGATCTTCGGTCACCCGTCGGACGTGGTGGTGATCTCCCCGTCCGGAATCCGCAAGCAGACGAAGTACGTAGTACGGGTTGTTCGGGACGGCGACGCGCTGGCGCGGCAGACGGGGCTCGTCGACAACCGTGGCCGTCCGGTACGGGGACTGCCTCCGGCGGTCGTCTCCGGTGCCTCCTGCGACGCGGTGGCTGCGTGGCGCGGTGCGTTCCTGGCGCACGGTTCGCTGACTGAGCCCGGCCGCTCGTCGTCGCTCGAGGTCACCTGCCCCGGTCCCGAGGCGGCGTTGGCTCTCGTCGGCGCCGCTCGCCGCCTGGGCATCGGTTCCAAGGCCCGTGAGGTCCGCAATGTGGACCGCGTGGTGATCCGTGACGGCGACGCGATCGGCGCGCTGCTGACCCGGCTCGGCGCGCACGAGTCGGTGCTGGCCTGGGAAGAGCGCCGGATGCGCCGCGAAGTCCGCGCCACCGCGAACCGCCTGGCCAACTTCGACGACGCGAACCTGCGCCGTTCCGCGCGGGCGGCCGTCGCCGCCGGCGCCCGGGTCGAGCGCGCACTGGAGATCCTCGGTGACGACGTACCCGACCACCTCCAGGTCGCGGGCAAGCTCCGGCTGGAGCACAAGCAGGCCAGCCTCGAGGAGCTCGGTCAGCTGCACGAGCCGGCCCTGACCAAGGACGCGGTGGCCGGCCGGATCCGCCGCCTGCTGGCGATGGCCGACAAGCGCGCCGCCGACCTCAACATCCCGAACACCGAGGCCAACCTCACCCCGGACATGCTCGACCCGGCCTGA
- the gap gene encoding type I glyceraldehyde-3-phosphate dehydrogenase codes for MTVRVGINGFGRIGRNFFRAVQASGADIEVVAVNDLTDNQTLAHLLKYDSILGRFPGDVTATDDDITVGGHTFKAFAERDPANLKWSDVGADIVIESTGFFTDATKAKTHADNGAKKVIISAPAKNEDLTVVMGVNHELYDADQHTVISNASCTTNCLAPMAKAIHDEFVIQQGLMTTIHAYTQDQNLQDGPHKDLRRARAAALNIVPTSTGAAKAIGLVLPELKGKLDGYALRVPVPTGSATDLTVTVGRETSVEEVNAAVKAAAEGALKGYLKYTEDEIVSTDIVTDPASCIFDAGLTKVLGNQVKVVGWYDNEWGYSNRLVDLVNYVGASL; via the coding sequence GTGACCGTTCGCGTAGGTATCAACGGCTTCGGCCGGATCGGCCGTAACTTCTTCCGCGCCGTTCAGGCGTCCGGTGCCGACATCGAGGTCGTCGCCGTCAACGATTTGACCGACAACCAGACCCTCGCCCACCTGCTGAAGTACGACTCGATCCTGGGCCGCTTCCCCGGTGACGTGACCGCGACCGACGATGACATCACCGTCGGCGGCCACACCTTCAAGGCGTTCGCCGAGCGGGACCCCGCCAACCTCAAGTGGTCTGATGTGGGCGCCGACATCGTGATCGAGTCGACCGGCTTCTTCACCGACGCCACCAAGGCCAAGACGCACGCCGACAACGGCGCCAAGAAGGTCATCATCTCCGCCCCGGCGAAGAACGAGGACCTGACCGTCGTGATGGGCGTGAACCACGAGCTGTACGACGCCGACCAGCACACGGTCATCTCGAACGCGTCCTGCACCACGAACTGCCTCGCCCCGATGGCCAAGGCCATCCACGACGAGTTCGTCATCCAGCAGGGCCTGATGACCACGATCCACGCCTACACCCAGGACCAGAACCTGCAGGACGGCCCGCACAAGGACCTGCGTCGCGCCCGCGCCGCGGCCCTGAACATCGTGCCGACCTCGACCGGTGCCGCCAAGGCGATCGGCCTGGTGCTGCCGGAGCTCAAGGGCAAGCTCGACGGCTACGCGCTGCGCGTCCCGGTCCCGACCGGCTCGGCCACCGACCTGACCGTCACCGTGGGCCGCGAGACCTCGGTCGAAGAGGTCAACGCCGCCGTCAAGGCCGCTGCCGAGGGTGCGCTCAAGGGCTACCTGAAGTACACCGAGGACGAGATCGTGTCGACCGACATCGTCACCGACCCGGCCTCCTGCATCTTCGACGCCGGCCTGACCAAGGTGCTCGGCAACCAGGTCAAGGTCGTCGGCTGGTACGACAACGAGTGGGGCTACTCCAACCGCCTCGTCGACCTGGTCAACTACGTCGGCGCCTCGCTCTGA
- a CDS encoding phosphoglycerate kinase, translated as MKTIEDLGDVAGRRVLVRSDLNVPIEGDKIGDDGRIRASLPTLVKLAKAGAKVIVTAHLGRPKGKPNPEFTLAPVAKRLGELLAPEGITVHFATDVTGDSAQEAVQELDEGEVLLLENVRYDPREESKDEAERGALADELAGLADVFVSDGFGVVHRKQASVYDVARKLPHAAGGLVLAEVEVLKKLTEDPARPYVVVLGGAKVSDKLAVIDNLIAKADKLLIGGGMVFTFLKAQGHEVGKSLLEEDQVEAVKGYLATAKDKGVEIVLPTDIVVAPEFKADAPATVVAADAIPADQLGLDIGPDSGQAFAAEIAGAKTVFWNGPMGVFEMEAFAGGTKAVAQALTEVDGLSVVGGGDSAAAVRQLGFADDQFGHISTGGGASLEYLEGKELPGLAVLEED; from the coding sequence GTGAAGACCATCGAAGACCTCGGTGACGTGGCGGGCCGCAGAGTGCTGGTGCGCTCCGACCTCAACGTCCCGATTGAGGGCGACAAGATCGGCGACGACGGCCGCATTCGCGCCAGCCTGCCGACCCTGGTGAAGCTGGCCAAGGCCGGCGCCAAGGTGATCGTCACGGCACACCTCGGCCGCCCCAAGGGCAAGCCGAACCCTGAGTTCACGCTGGCCCCGGTGGCCAAGCGGCTCGGTGAGCTGCTGGCGCCCGAGGGCATCACCGTCCACTTCGCGACCGACGTGACCGGCGACAGCGCCCAGGAAGCCGTCCAGGAGCTGGACGAGGGCGAGGTCCTGCTGCTCGAGAACGTCCGGTACGACCCGCGCGAGGAGAGCAAGGACGAGGCCGAGCGCGGTGCGCTGGCCGACGAGCTCGCCGGCCTGGCCGACGTGTTCGTCAGCGACGGCTTCGGCGTAGTACACCGCAAGCAGGCCAGTGTGTACGACGTGGCCCGCAAGCTCCCGCACGCCGCCGGTGGCCTGGTGCTCGCCGAGGTCGAGGTGCTGAAGAAGCTCACCGAGGACCCGGCCCGTCCGTACGTCGTCGTCCTCGGTGGCGCGAAGGTCTCGGACAAGCTGGCCGTGATCGACAACCTGATCGCCAAGGCCGACAAGCTGCTGATCGGTGGCGGCATGGTGTTCACCTTCCTCAAGGCCCAGGGTCACGAGGTCGGCAAGAGCCTGCTCGAGGAAGACCAGGTCGAGGCGGTCAAGGGCTACTTGGCGACCGCGAAGGACAAGGGTGTCGAGATCGTGCTGCCGACCGACATCGTGGTCGCGCCCGAGTTCAAGGCCGACGCGCCCGCAACGGTGGTCGCCGCCGACGCGATCCCGGCCGATCAGCTCGGCCTGGACATCGGCCCGGACTCCGGCCAGGCGTTCGCCGCCGAGATCGCCGGCGCCAAGACCGTGTTCTGGAACGGCCCGATGGGTGTCTTCGAGATGGAGGCGTTCGCCGGTGGAACCAAGGCCGTCGCGCAGGCGTTGACCGAGGTGGACGGGCTCAGCGTGGTGGGTGGTGGCGACTCGGCCGCCGCAGTACGGCAGCTGGGCTTCGCCGACGATCAGTTCGGGCACATCTCCACCGGCGGTGGCGCTTCGCTCGAATACCTGGAGGGCAAAGAGCTCCCGGGTCTTGCTGTGCTGGAAGAGGACTGA